CTGCTGTTAATACTGGGGTTGTAAAAGAATTGTTGAACTCCTTTGATTTCACGATGTATTTTGTGGGCTGCTGGTATTTAAGAATCTCCCCCAGCGTCGTCCACCGTACCCCCTGCGGACTGGTGTTAAAGGTTAGGAGCTGGTTGCGATAGTGCTCGTACTGCTTTTTGCGAGCTTCCAGCTCCGCTTCCAGCTCCGCTTCCAGAGATGTGAATTTATCGAGAATTCGAACAATCTCCTCTTGTACTTCAAGTGGTGGGACGGGGATTTGGAGTGATTTAATTGTCGATACGTTCAGGCTGGTTAAAGCTCCTTGACCCATGTTTTTGATTCGAACGTAATTATGTGACAGGTAGTAATACAAAAACTTGTAATTTATTATACCCTCGTTTGTTTCCATCGCGCAGACCGATTGATTCGCTGATAGCTCGATCATATTAACTGCGGAGCGAGCGACGGTTGCGCCAGTCATTGCGAGCAGGACGCTTTTTGGTCTTATCATTTTTGCGGACGAACCTTGAAGTCCTGCTTCTGTTATTTTTCTTTCCGTTGAAGATATTTTATTAAAATTTACTTCACCAGAACGAAGCCAAGGAATTTCTCCATCGTAGAAATCTTTTCTCGAAGTGGACGGCGTTCCGCCCGCGAATACTCTTTCACATAATTCGCCAACACTTTTAAACTCCACCCCCTCCGGACAAAGCTGGGCGATTAGATTTTCGAGTTTAGTCATTGCGCGCCTCCTTTCTTTAAGCTTTTGGATTTTCTGCCAGCGATTTGGTTGGCGTTGAGCGGGCTTATTACGCTTGTGCCTGTTTGATCTTCGATATTTTCGCGAGCCTGCCGTGCGATTTCTCCGCCGCTTTGAGCGATCTTCTTTTGCGCTTGATATCCGTGTGGATTTTGTCGGCGGGAGATCTCGGTGGCGGAGGTTTCTGCGAGGGTGTTAAGGGCGAGTTCGAGGCTTGTCATATTGTCGCGTAGGCTTTGCTTTTTTAGGCCTTTAAATGCTCTATATTCTTTGGCTGTTTTTCCGCTCCAGCCTTTGAGTAGTTCATTTGTAAGCGCGGCAAATTGACCGTTTTTGGTGACGCCTGTACGTTTAAGCTCGTCGGTGTATTCTTTTCTGAATTGGATTGATTGTAGACGGGTATTGATCCATTCCTCGCTGTAGCCGAGGTTTTGGTAGTTTTCCATTGCTCGCTGAATTGCAAGTTCTGGGTCTTGGGTTTCATTGAGGAAGGTACTACCGACTTCTGCAAGCCAAATCTTAAAAGGTTCAGCTTTTTTGGATGGAATTGATTGGATTAGACGGAGAATGTCGCGGGTTGTACCGGCGAGAACATTACGCTTAATTCCGTTAATGTTGCGCATTGGTTTCTGGGGACAATTTGTCCCAAGGTAGGTTGCAAGTTCTGCGTCGCGTTTTCGCAGTTTTCGAAGATAGTCCGTAGGATTAGTGCTTTCGGATAGGACCGCTACGACGTCAACAATAGAAAAAAACCACTCTTCTTGCTGTTCATCCCAAATGCGTCGAACGTTTTTTTCTTCAAAAACTTGAATATCGCTATTCATTGCGCGCCTCAATTTCTGCCACGATCGCGTCGATCTCTGAGCGGAGTTGGCTTTGGTTGGCGACAATTTGTGAGATCTCGGCGTTGAGTTGGGTGATGTCGATTTTTTCGGTTTTATCCTCTTGTTCTACATAGTTGGAAACGCTCAAATTAAAGTCATTCTCGGCAATTTCTTGGCTATCGACGAGGCGCGAGAAATGGGTGGTCTCGGTGCGATTCAGAACGGTTTGGTAGATTTTTTCGATATTTGCCTGAGTGAGCTTGTTGGAGTTGGTCACGGATACGAACTCATTTGAAGCGTCGACAAAGAGAGTTTTATCGTCGGACTTGTTCTTTTTGAGAGTGATAATACAGGTGGCGATGCTTGTGCCAAAGAACAGGTTGCTCGGAAGTTGAATGATCGAGTCGATGTAGTTGTTCTCGATCAAATATTGGCGGATCTTTTGCTCCGCTCCGCCACGGTAAAGCACGCCTGGAAACTCGACAATTGCCGCCGTTCCGTTGGTTGCGAGCCAGCTCAAAATATGCATCGTGAACGCGAGATCCGCCTTGGACGTTGGCGCCAAGACGCCCGCCGGCGCAAATCGTGGGTCGTTAATGAGGAGTGGGTTATTTTTACCGTCCCATTTGATTGAATACGGCGGATTGGAAACGATCGCCTCGAAAGGCTCATCGCCCCAATGTTTTGGCTCGATCAAAGTATCGCCGAGTGCGATGTCAAAGTCGCTCGGATTGATGTCGTGCAGAAACATATTGATGCGCGCCAAGTTATATGTTGTGATGTTGATTTCTTGCCCGAAAAATCCGTTCTTAACATTTTCTTTGCCTAAGATTTTAGCAAACTTAAGGAGAAGCGAGCCTGAGCCTGCTGCTGGGTCATAAACCTTGTTGACGGATTTTTTGCCGTCGGCGGCAAGGAGAGCGAGCAACTCGGAGATTTCTTGCGGAGTGTAATATTCTCCACCAGATTTTCCTGCGTTGGCGGCATACATACCCATCAAAAATTCATACGCATCACCAAAGACGTCTATTGTGTTGTCTTGGTAGTTTCCGAGCTTCATCTCTCCGATGGCGTTCATGATTTTTTGGAGCGTTTGGTTGCGTTTTTCGACCGTCGCGCCGAGCTTGTTCGAATTTGTATCAACATCGTCGAAAAGCCCTTTAATGTCATCCTCAAACTCTGTCCCGTTGGCGGAATTTTCGATATTTTTGAAGACATTGGCGATTGTGATGTTTAGGTCTTCGTCATGCTTGGCTCGCTCGCGGACATTATCGAAAAGATCGCTTGGCTTGATAAAGAAGCCTTTTGCTTTTACAACAAAGTCTTTTTGCGTGAGTGATTTTTCGTCATCAAAAAATCGATAATCGAAGTCCGTCGCTCCTGCCTCGTGCTGAAGTTTATTGATGTAGCTGGTGATATTTTCCGAAATAAATCGGTAAAAAAGAAAACCTAAAATATAATTTTTAAAATCCCAACCGTCGACGCTGCCGCGCAAGTCCTCGGCGATTCGCCAAATTGTGCGGTGTAATTCCGCGCGCTCAATCTCTTTATTATTCATCGTTCTCCTTGTTAAATTATGGCTTTATTATAGCAGATTTTGCGACCAAAATCAAAAATCGTGCGACCTCGCAATAGTTTCGCACGATTTTTGACTAATATAAACCTCTCAAAGTTTTTATAGTGAAGCTTCAACAGCCGCCCAAGTGGTGTCGCTGTTGTCTTCTGGGATGATGATTGTCACTTGGTCGCCGACTTTGAGCCGGAAGTAGGTCACGCTGGCGAGTAGGATTTTATACTCGTTGCCGCCTGCTTCCACAAAGTATGAGCCATCGTGGTTAATAAGTTGACCAATGATTTGGCGACGTGGGACTGGGCCGATCTGCTTGTAGATAAATCCGCCGTCATCGTTGATTGTCAACTTCAAAATATCGCCCTCCACAAGCTTTGATTTTGAAGCGTAATTGGCTGGAACTGGGTAATTCTTGCCATCTGGGCCAATCATTGTTTGACCGTCGAAAACACCTTCGATGATTTTGCCTTGTGGCGTTTCGATGATCGAAGTTGTCGGCGCTACAACAGTATCGTTTTCTCCGCTGATACTGATGAGCAATTCTTTAGCTGCCGCAAGATTTGTCTCCGCTTCCTGAATCAGGCTCTTGAGGCGCTTGATTTGTTTTTCTGATAATTCAGACATTTTTCCTCGCATTTCTTTTGTCTGTTTGCTATTTTTAATAATCCTCTTGATTTTAGCAAATTTTGATCGAAAAGTCAATAAAATTCCCACAAAATCTTGTTCGAAAATAGTTTTCCACAAGTTTCAATCTGTTCGAGGTTGAAATGTTGTAATTTTTACAAAAATGCTTATGTTTAAAGTTCTCGAAAAGGCGCTCTATTGACTTTTTGGTCGAAATGTGCTATAATTCTAAATAGTTCGAAAGGACTAAAAATTTTTGGAGGTGAGTACTTTGAAGAGAACTATACAAGAGATGAAAAAAATCAATTTTTGGCTTCATATGATATTTGATTCTGTAGTGATGGCAGGATTTATGATCAAATATTTATCTTTGAGGGAATCTGGATTACTGTTTGTTATATCGTTTCTGTTTGAAATTATGATGAATGATGACAAAATAGAAGATATCAGGGATGCAGATGATAGATTCTCCTATTTGGCTCTAAAAGTGTTGGTTTGGTTATTTCTCAGGATTGTTGCTCTTGTCCTTATTAATCGTCTTAATGGTTAATATTCAACAAGTCGAGATTTTCTCGGCTTTTCTTTTTTCTTTCGAAATTTTCGCGCAAAATAAAATCGCCCTTTCTTTTTTCTTTCGAAATTTTCGCGCAAAATAAAATCGCCCTTTCTTTCGAAAAGGCGATTTTTTACTTAAAATTAGGTCAAAATTAAATTTATATTGTTTAAAATTAAGCAAGTTCGACAGTAGCGCCGGCTTCTTCAAGTTTCTTTTTAGCTTCTTCAGCTTCGTCTTTAGAAACTTTTTCTTTGACTGGTGCTGGAGCGCCGTCAACGATAGCTTTTGCTTCACCAAGACCAAGGCCAGTGATTTCTTTAACAGCTTTGATGACAGCAACTTTTTGCGCACCTGCGTCTTTAAGGGTAACTGTGAATTCTGATTTTTCATCAGCGGCATCGGCAGCAGGACCAGCAGCAGCAACGGCTACGGCAGCAGGCTCGATTCCGTATTCATCTTTAAGATGTTTTTTGAGTTCATTTGCTTCCAAAATGGTCAATTTTACCAATTCTTCAGCCAATTTTTTAATGTCAGCCATATTTGACTCCTTCAAAAATTATTGGTTAGTATTAAAAATTATAAATTAATTGGTTGCTTTTCGAAATTCCAAATCCTCGTTGGTAAGTCCGCCAGCAATTGCATTGACCGGGGAAAGCAATGTGTCCACGATTTGACCGATGAGTTGGTCTTTTCCTGGGAGTTCTGAGAGAGTTAGAACAGTCTCAGTGTCCATTGCAGCGCCATCTGCGAAGGCGCCAACGAGTTTTAATTCTGGATGATTCTTGGCAAATTTACCAAGAACTTGCGCTGCGGCGATCTCGTCCTCTGTTGAAATCGCATAGACCAACTGACCTTTAAGAGCAGAAGTGTCAGCGTCTTTCAAAGAGTCGATTCCGCTCATCGCAACTCGGACAAGGCGGTTTTTAACAACCTTGATTTGAACGCCAGCCTCGCGAGCCTCTTTTCGAAGTTCTTGAAGATCTTTAACCGTCAAGCCTTGATATTCGGCAAAAGCGGTCATCTTGGCGTTTTTCAAAGCGTCGCTTAATTCAGCAACCAATTGGTTCTTTTTATCGCGTGATAATGCCATAAAAACTCCTTTTTTGGTTAATATTTTGACCTAATTTTTAAGTTTCTTTTTTGCGAAAATCCTCCCGCAAAACGCCGCCAAAACAAGATGTATTTCCTCGGTAGCATGATTAAATTTCTTTCGAAATCGCTACTGTCTTTGGCAACTGCTTCTATTTTATCATAAAACACCGCTAAAAGCAAGGATTTTGATATAAAAGAAAACCCGCACGATTGGCGGGTCTGGCAAAGGCTTACCTTCTTTTATCGGGCGGTGCGATATACTCTCCCGTCCCGCTTCTCCTTTTCCTTCCAGAAACTTTCGTTGCCGGTAATTCGAAAGTCCTCTCGGCGTGGAGTGATCGAGATCGGGTTTCTCTTGTCGATGTATTTGAACGGGATCAACCTATCCTTATACATTCTATCAAAAATCTCTATCAGTCCGCAACCTGTAGCTTTGCGGATCCTCTCAGGGCTCGGCAGGTTGTCGTTGATTTTAAGATGGCTTGATGTTGGGAACGTCTCTTCACCCGTCAGTTCAAATCTTTTAATTATCCACTCGGCCAGCGTTTGGATGATTTCTTCCTCCGTGTCCCAAGTTTTTCTGCGAGGATCATTCTTTATTGTCTCGAACTGAATCTCTTCGCCAAAAAACTCGATGGCCAGTCAGCGAGGCTCGGCTACATCTTTGAATGCGCAGGACTCTCCCCCGTTAAAT
This sequence is a window from bacterium. Protein-coding genes within it:
- a CDS encoding restriction endonuclease subunit S; translation: MTKLENLIAQLCPEGVEFKSVGELCERVFAGGTPSTSRKDFYDGEIPWLRSGEVNFNKISSTERKITEAGLQGSSAKMIRPKSVLLAMTGATVARSAVNMIELSANQSVCAMETNEGIINYKFLYYYLSHNYVRIKNMGQGALTSLNVSTIKSLQIPVPPLEVQEEIVRILDKFTSLEAELEAELEARKKQYEHYRNQLLTFNTSPQGVRWTTLGEILKYQQPTKYIVKSKEFNNSFTTPVLTAGKTFILGKTNEISGIFPASKENPVIIFDDFTTSNHWVDFLFKIKSSAMKILQPNTDDLSFRFVYYMMQTVKFDVGAEHSRQWISKYSKIKIPLPPLEKQREIVEILDKFEALTSSISTGLPAEITARRKQYEYYRAKLLDFKPRA
- a CDS encoding BRO family protein, which gives rise to MNSDIQVFEEKNVRRIWDEQQEEWFFSIVDVVAVLSESTNPTDYLRKLRKRDAELATYLGTNCPQKPMRNINGIKRNVLAGTTRDILRLIQSIPSKKAEPFKIWLAEVGSTFLNETQDPELAIQRAMENYQNLGYSEEWINTRLQSIQFRKEYTDELKRTGVTKNGQFAALTNELLKGWSGKTAKEYRAFKGLKKQSLRDNMTSLELALNTLAETSATEISRRQNPHGYQAQKKIAQSGGEIARQARENIEDQTGTSVISPLNANQIAGRKSKSLKKGGAQ
- a CDS encoding type I restriction-modification system subunit M, which translates into the protein MNNKEIERAELHRTIWRIAEDLRGSVDGWDFKNYILGFLFYRFISENITSYINKLQHEAGATDFDYRFFDDEKSLTQKDFVVKAKGFFIKPSDLFDNVRERAKHDEDLNITIANVFKNIENSANGTEFEDDIKGLFDDVDTNSNKLGATVEKRNQTLQKIMNAIGEMKLGNYQDNTIDVFGDAYEFLMGMYAANAGKSGGEYYTPQEISELLALLAADGKKSVNKVYDPAAGSGSLLLKFAKILGKENVKNGFFGQEINITTYNLARINMFLHDINPSDFDIALGDTLIEPKHWGDEPFEAIVSNPPYSIKWDGKNNPLLINDPRFAPAGVLAPTSKADLAFTMHILSWLATNGTAAIVEFPGVLYRGGAEQKIRQYLIENNYIDSIIQLPSNLFFGTSIATCIITLKKNKSDDKTLFVDASNEFVSVTNSNKLTQANIEKIYQTVLNRTETTHFSRLVDSQEIAENDFNLSVSNYVEQEDKTEKIDITQLNAEISQIVANQSQLRSEIDAIVAEIEARNE
- the rplL gene encoding 50S ribosomal protein L7/L12 — translated: MADIKKLAEELVKLTILEANELKKHLKDEYGIEPAAVAVAAAGPAADAADEKSEFTVTLKDAGAQKVAVIKAVKEITGLGLGEAKAIVDGAPAPVKEKVSKDEAEEAKKKLEEAGATVELA
- the rplJ gene encoding 50S ribosomal protein L10: MALSRDKKNQLVAELSDALKNAKMTAFAEYQGLTVKDLQELRKEAREAGVQIKVVKNRLVRVAMSGIDSLKDADTSALKGQLVYAISTEDEIAAAQVLGKFAKNHPELKLVGAFADGAAMDTETVLTLSELPGKDQLIGQIVDTLLSPVNAIAGGLTNEDLEFRKATN